One window of the Sulfitobacter alexandrii genome contains the following:
- the argF gene encoding ornithine carbamoyltransferase produces the protein MTHFLDIHTTDTADLRSIIDNARSMKTARNGRPRGAPDDEQPLKDHMVALIFEKPSTRTRVSFDVGVRQMGGQTMVLSGADMQLGHGETIADTARVLSRYVDLIMIRTFEEQTLLDMAEYASVPVINGLTNRSHPCQIMADVMTFEEHSGPIKGKKVVWSGDGNNVFASFAHAARQFEFDLVFTGPPPLDPEPALDGLYTVERDPHRAVEGADLVVTDTWVSMHDPQSARERRHNQLRGYQVNEALMARAKKDALFMHCLPAHREDEATSAVMDGPNSVIFDEAENRLHAQKAIMRHCLGR, from the coding sequence ATGACCCATTTCCTGGACATCCACACGACCGATACCGCCGATCTGCGGTCCATCATCGACAACGCCCGCAGCATGAAGACCGCGCGAAACGGCAGGCCAAGGGGGGCACCCGACGACGAGCAGCCGCTGAAGGACCACATGGTCGCGCTGATCTTCGAGAAACCGTCCACCCGGACGCGGGTGTCGTTCGATGTGGGCGTGCGCCAGATGGGCGGCCAGACGATGGTGCTGTCGGGCGCCGACATGCAGCTGGGCCACGGCGAGACCATCGCGGACACCGCCCGCGTCCTGTCGCGCTACGTGGATCTGATCATGATCCGCACCTTCGAGGAACAGACCCTGCTCGACATGGCCGAATACGCCAGCGTGCCGGTGATCAACGGCCTGACCAACCGCAGCCACCCCTGCCAGATCATGGCCGACGTGATGACCTTCGAGGAGCACAGCGGCCCGATCAAGGGCAAGAAGGTGGTCTGGTCGGGCGACGGCAACAACGTCTTCGCCAGCTTTGCCCACGCCGCCAGGCAGTTCGAGTTCGATCTCGTGTTCACCGGCCCGCCCCCGCTCGATCCCGAACCGGCGCTCGACGGGCTCTACACGGTCGAGCGGGATCCGCACAGGGCGGTGGAGGGCGCCGACCTCGTGGTCACGGACACCTGGGTCAGCATGCACGACCCCCAGTCCGCCCGCGAACGCCGTCACAACCAGCTGCGCGGCTACCAGGTGAACGAGGCGCTGATGGCGCGGGCCAAGAAGGACGCCCTGTTCATGCATTGCCTGCCCGCCCACCGCGAGGACGAGGCGACAAGCGCGGTGATGGACGGGCCGAACTCCGTGATATTCGACGAGGCCGAGAACCGGCTGCACGCGCAGAAGGCCATCATGCGTCACTGCCTGGGCCGATAA
- a CDS encoding inorganic phosphate transporter, giving the protein MSTGPKGSQWKTLDTDLNRISQVELATAYVSRPLVAPGIALAFMVVAGIVAGVFFGQTSTSFVVIAAAVFGAYMAVNIGANDVANNMGPAVGANALTMGGAILIAALCESAGALLAGGDVVSTISKGIIDPASIADTRIFIWAMMAALISSALWVNLATWVGAPVSTTHSVVGGVMGAGIAAAGMTAVNWPSMSMIAASWVISPVLGGTVAAAFLAFIKARILYREDKIAASRTWVPVLVGIMAGVFAAYLALKGLNKVISIDMPTALLIGLVLGVATYAISSPLIRRRSEGMENRNKSVKVLFGLPLVFSAALLSFAHGANDVANAVGPLAAIVHASQFGGFEAQVNIPLWVMIIGAFGISFGLFLFGPKLIRMVGSQITKLNPMRAYCVALSAAITVIIASWLGLPVSSTHIAVGGVFGVGFYREWHMERRLRRPDVAVGTVKRIAPEERRRRKLVRRSHFMTIIAAWVITVPAAASISAVVFLVLNAVVN; this is encoded by the coding sequence ATGAGCACCGGACCGAAGGGCAGCCAGTGGAAAACGCTGGACACCGATCTCAACCGTATTTCCCAAGTCGAACTTGCGACCGCCTACGTGTCGCGCCCCCTCGTCGCGCCGGGTATCGCGCTGGCCTTCATGGTGGTCGCGGGGATCGTTGCCGGGGTCTTCTTCGGCCAGACCTCGACCAGTTTCGTGGTGATCGCCGCAGCGGTGTTCGGCGCCTACATGGCGGTGAACATAGGGGCCAACGACGTTGCCAACAACATGGGCCCCGCGGTGGGGGCCAACGCGCTGACCATGGGCGGCGCCATCCTGATCGCCGCCCTTTGCGAAAGCGCGGGCGCCCTGCTGGCCGGGGGTGACGTGGTGTCGACCATATCCAAGGGGATCATCGATCCCGCGTCGATCGCCGATACAAGGATATTCATCTGGGCGATGATGGCGGCGCTGATCTCGTCGGCCCTGTGGGTCAACCTCGCCACATGGGTCGGCGCCCCCGTCTCGACCACCCATTCGGTCGTCGGCGGCGTGATGGGCGCGGGCATCGCGGCGGCAGGCATGACGGCGGTGAACTGGCCGTCCATGAGCATGATCGCCGCAAGCTGGGTGATCTCGCCGGTGCTCGGCGGCACGGTCGCCGCCGCCTTCCTCGCCTTCATCAAGGCGCGCATCCTCTATCGGGAAGACAAGATCGCCGCGTCGCGCACATGGGTGCCGGTGCTGGTGGGCATCATGGCAGGTGTCTTTGCCGCTTACCTTGCGCTGAAAGGGCTGAACAAGGTCATTTCCATCGACATGCCCACCGCGCTGCTCATCGGTCTGGTGCTGGGGGTGGCGACCTATGCGATCTCCTCGCCGCTGATCCGGCGCAGGTCCGAAGGCATGGAGAACCGCAACAAGTCGGTGAAGGTCCTTTTCGGCCTGCCGCTGGTGTTCTCCGCCGCGCTGCTGAGTTTCGCCCACGGTGCCAACGACGTCGCGAACGCCGTGGGCCCGCTGGCCGCGATCGTTCACGCCAGCCAGTTCGGCGGTTTCGAGGCGCAGGTGAACATCCCTCTCTGGGTGATGATCATCGGCGCCTTCGGCATCTCCTTCGGCCTGTTCCTCTTTGGGCCAAAGCTGATCCGGATGGTCGGCAGCCAGATCACCAAGCTCAATCCCATGCGCGCCTACTGCGTCGCGCTGTCGGCCGCGATCACCGTCATCATCGCCTCCTGGCTAGGTCTGCCGGTGAGTTCCACCCACATCGCGGTCGGCGGCGTCTTCGGCGTCGGCTTCTATCGCGAATGGCACATGGAGCGGCGCCTGCGCCGGCCCGATGTGGCCGTCGGCACCGTCAAGCGCATCGCCCCCGAGGAACGCCGCCGCCGGAAACTGGTGCGCCGGTCGCACTTCATGACCATCATCGCCGCATGGGTCATCACCGTGCCAGCGGCCGCCTCGATCTCGGCGGTGGTCTTTCTCGTGCTCAACGCGGTGGTGAACTGA
- a CDS encoding DMT family transporter, producing the protein MYQARVQNNALAAGLIGVATAFLAACTLMAKTLGGDTFGAPLPALQISHGRFLFAFVAVGTAALVLRPVLARPHWGLHVARTACGWGGITLIFAAVAFIPLADATAISFLNPVFAMMLAIPLLGERVGPIRWFAAVMALVGAAVLLRPTPESFQPAALLALAAAMVMGVELIFIKKLARRENPFQILLFNNLIGLCIATLAVLPVWQPPTAAQWGILAGIGFCMALAQACFVNAMARADASFVAPFSYGTLIFAALYDLAFFGVVPDAVSVVGAAIIIAGAVLLALREARQKPQPPRPTTAV; encoded by the coding sequence ATGTATCAGGCACGGGTCCAGAACAACGCACTTGCCGCCGGTTTGATCGGGGTGGCGACGGCCTTTCTCGCCGCCTGCACGCTGATGGCCAAGACACTGGGCGGCGATACCTTCGGCGCGCCGCTGCCCGCCCTTCAGATCAGCCATGGGCGGTTTCTCTTTGCCTTCGTCGCGGTCGGCACCGCCGCGCTGGTGCTGCGTCCCGTGCTCGCGCGGCCGCACTGGGGGCTGCACGTCGCGCGCACGGCCTGCGGCTGGGGCGGGATCACGCTGATCTTCGCGGCGGTCGCCTTCATCCCGCTGGCAGACGCCACGGCCATTTCATTTCTCAACCCGGTCTTCGCGATGATGCTCGCGATCCCGCTGCTGGGCGAACGGGTCGGTCCGATCCGCTGGTTCGCCGCGGTCATGGCCCTTGTCGGCGCGGCGGTGCTGCTGCGGCCCACGCCGGAAAGTTTCCAGCCCGCCGCCCTTCTGGCACTGGCCGCGGCGATGGTCATGGGCGTGGAGCTGATCTTCATCAAGAAGCTGGCGCGGCGCGAGAACCCGTTCCAGATCCTGCTGTTCAACAACCTCATCGGCCTTTGCATCGCGACGCTGGCCGTGCTGCCTGTCTGGCAGCCGCCGACCGCCGCCCAATGGGGTATCCTGGCCGGGATCGGCTTCTGCATGGCGCTGGCGCAGGCCTGTTTCGTGAACGCCATGGCGCGGGCCGACGCAAGCTTCGTCGCGCCGTTCAGCTACGGCACCCTCATTTTCGCGGCGCTCTACGACCTGGCCTTCTTCGGCGTGGTGCCGGACGCGGTATCCGTTGTCGGCGCTGCCATCATCATTGCCGGCGCCGTCCTCCTGGCCCTGCGGGAGGCACGGCAGAAACCGCAACCGCCCCGGCCCACGACGGCCGTGTGA
- a CDS encoding aspartate aminotransferase family protein: MISSVLPTYNRAPLSFVKGEGTWLIEADGRRFLDLGAGIAVNALGHAHPGLTEALTAQAGALWHTSNLYQIPQQQALADKLVEATFADTVFFTNSGTESCELAVKMARKYFYDKGQPERVEIITFDGSFHGRSSAGIAAAGSEKMTKGFGPLLPGFVHLAFGNHDALRAAITDRTCAVLVEPVQGEGGIRPLPDACLKGLRDLCDEHGILMILDEVQCGVGRTGKLFAHEWAGVTPDIMMVAKGIGGGFPLGAVLATEDAASGMTAGTHGSTYGGNPLGCAVGCAVMDIVADPGFLAEVNRKAGLLRQKLEGLVASHPDVLEGVRGSGLMLGLKCKVAPADLVAAGYTAEVITVPAGDNVVRLLPPLTITDDEIAEAVSRLDRAAGSLAPS, encoded by the coding sequence ATGATCTCTTCTGTCCTGCCGACCTACAACCGTGCGCCCCTCAGCTTCGTGAAGGGCGAAGGCACCTGGCTCATCGAGGCGGACGGACGACGTTTCCTGGACCTCGGCGCCGGAATCGCCGTCAACGCGCTGGGCCATGCGCACCCCGGGCTGACCGAGGCGCTGACCGCGCAGGCCGGGGCGCTTTGGCACACGTCCAACCTCTACCAGATCCCGCAGCAGCAGGCCCTGGCGGACAAGCTGGTCGAGGCGACCTTTGCCGATACGGTGTTCTTCACCAACTCGGGCACCGAAAGCTGCGAGCTGGCGGTCAAGATGGCGCGCAAGTATTTTTATGACAAGGGTCAGCCCGAACGGGTGGAGATCATCACCTTCGACGGCTCCTTCCACGGTCGTTCTTCGGCCGGGATCGCCGCCGCCGGCTCCGAGAAGATGACCAAGGGCTTCGGCCCCCTGCTGCCCGGATTCGTGCATCTGGCGTTCGGCAACCACGACGCGCTGCGCGCCGCGATCACCGACCGGACCTGCGCGGTGCTGGTCGAGCCGGTGCAGGGCGAGGGCGGCATCCGCCCGCTGCCCGACGCCTGCCTCAAGGGGCTGCGCGATCTTTGCGACGAACATGGCATCCTGATGATCCTCGACGAGGTCCAATGCGGTGTGGGGCGTACCGGCAAGCTGTTCGCCCACGAGTGGGCGGGGGTGACACCCGACATCATGATGGTGGCCAAGGGCATCGGCGGGGGCTTCCCGCTGGGCGCGGTGCTGGCGACCGAGGACGCCGCCAGCGGCATGACCGCGGGCACCCACGGCTCCACCTACGGGGGCAACCCGCTGGGCTGTGCCGTGGGCTGCGCCGTGATGGACATCGTGGCCGACCCCGGTTTCCTTGCCGAGGTGAACCGCAAGGCGGGCCTGCTGCGGCAGAAGCTGGAGGGGCTGGTCGCAAGCCACCCCGACGTGCTGGAGGGCGTCCGCGGTTCCGGGCTGATGCTGGGCCTCAAGTGCAAGGTCGCCCCGGCCGATCTGGTGGCCGCAGGCTACACCGCCGAGGTCATCACCGTGCCCGCGGGCGACAATGTCGTGAGGCTCCTGCCGCCGCTCACGATCACCGACGACGAAATCGCCGAGGCTGTCTCTCGCCTAGACCGCGCCGCCGGCAGCCTCGCGCCGTCCTGA
- a CDS encoding GcrA family cell cycle regulator: MSWTDERVETLKKMWGEGQSASQIAKELGGVTRNAVIGKVHRLGLSNRAASGTAANPPAAKPEPKPKPEPKPKAAAKAEKPEMKTEAATPAKPTLPARKQIIPAGQPLPPQPSANEISPEALAKVNEVEKKAKRIGLMDLTERTCKWPVGDPATEDFWFCGLPVKQGKPYCEAHVGVAFQPMSARRDRRR, from the coding sequence ATGTCCTGGACCGATGAGCGTGTAGAGACGCTGAAGAAGATGTGGGGCGAAGGCCAGTCCGCCAGCCAGATCGCCAAGGAACTGGGCGGCGTGACCCGGAATGCCGTGATCGGCAAGGTTCACCGCCTTGGACTGTCCAACCGTGCCGCGTCGGGCACGGCGGCGAACCCGCCGGCGGCCAAGCCCGAACCCAAGCCCAAGCCCGAGCCGAAGCCCAAGGCGGCGGCGAAAGCCGAGAAGCCCGAAATGAAGACCGAGGCGGCGACACCGGCAAAGCCGACCCTGCCTGCGCGCAAGCAGATCATTCCGGCGGGCCAGCCGCTGCCGCCGCAGCCCTCGGCGAACGAGATCAGCCCCGAAGCCCTGGCGAAGGTCAACGAGGTCGAGAAGAAGGCCAAGCGGATCGGCCTGATGGACCTGACCGAACGCACCTGCAAATGGCCGGTCGGCGACCCCGCGACCGAAGATTTCTGGTTCTGCGGCCTGCCGGTCAAGCAGGGCAAGCCCTATTGCGAGGCACACGTCGGCGTCGCGTTCCAGCCGATGTCCGCACGCCGCGACCGGCGCCGCTGA
- a CDS encoding 2-dehydropantoate 2-reductase → MRADPHIVVAGAGAIGCFVGGLLAAAGAQVTLLLRARVAAEIRTHGLTLTDFDGMAQKVSAERLALSEDPTCLAGADLVLVTVKSGATAQIARLIDRHAPAKCPVVSLQNGVSNAATLRDMLPGRDLRGGMVPFNVVPLGQGGYHRATSGDIVIEAGPDDLGAVLGVPHLRVTESRDIEAVQWGKFLINLNNALNALSGLPLKAQLHDRGWRRLMADQWAEALAVLRAHGIRPVSTTPVDVGKVPWILRLPTPLFTRVAAQMLTIDDQARTSMSYDLMAHRPTEIDALQGEVIRLGESAGRRTPIARLVLDLIETAELAGQGLPNLPAAALRSELGRA, encoded by the coding sequence ATGCGCGCCGACCCCCATATCGTCGTTGCCGGGGCCGGTGCCATCGGCTGTTTCGTCGGGGGGCTGCTGGCGGCGGCGGGGGCGCAGGTCACGCTGCTGCTGCGCGCTCGGGTGGCGGCCGAGATCCGCACGCACGGGCTGACCCTGACCGATTTCGACGGCATGGCGCAGAAGGTCAGCGCGGAACGGCTTGCGCTGTCAGAAGATCCGACCTGTCTGGCCGGCGCCGACCTTGTGCTGGTCACGGTGAAATCCGGCGCCACCGCCCAGATCGCCCGGCTGATCGACCGGCACGCGCCCGCGAAATGCCCGGTCGTGAGCCTGCAGAATGGCGTGAGTAATGCCGCTACCCTGCGCGACATGCTGCCGGGGCGGGATCTGCGCGGGGGAATGGTGCCCTTCAACGTCGTCCCGCTCGGGCAGGGGGGCTACCATCGGGCAACCAGCGGCGACATCGTGATAGAGGCAGGGCCAGATGACCTCGGGGCGGTGCTTGGTGTGCCCCATCTGCGCGTGACCGAAAGCCGCGATATCGAAGCGGTGCAGTGGGGCAAGTTCCTGATCAATCTCAACAACGCGCTGAACGCGCTCAGTGGCCTGCCGCTGAAGGCACAGCTGCACGACAGGGGATGGCGTCGGCTGATGGCCGATCAATGGGCGGAGGCGCTGGCCGTGCTGCGCGCGCACGGCATCAGGCCGGTTTCCACCACGCCGGTGGATGTCGGCAAGGTGCCGTGGATCCTGAGACTGCCCACGCCCCTGTTCACGAGAGTCGCCGCGCAGATGCTGACCATCGACGATCAGGCGCGTACTTCCATGTCCTACGACCTGATGGCGCATCGCCCGACCGAGATCGACGCGCTTCAGGGCGAGGTCATCCGGCTGGGAGAATCCGCGGGACGGCGCACGCCGATCGCCCGGCTGGTGCTGGACCTGATCGAGACCGCCGAACTGGCCGGGCAGGGCTTGCCCAACCTTCCCGCCGCGGCCCTGCGCTCGGAACTTGGGCGGGCCTGA
- a CDS encoding thiamine pyrophosphate-binding protein, with protein sequence MTETIRAADALARRLFAAGCRTAFGMPGGEVLTLIDALERAGIRFVLAKHENAAGFMAEGVHHVDGAPAILVGTIGPGVLNGVNTVANALQDQVPLIVLSGCMDADEAQSYTHQVLDQAAVLRPLTKAQFTLNAGAAHLIADKAVAIATEGRHGPVHIDVPISVADAQVPARAPAPRAPASVRAPHGTDLAEARQWLAQAERPVMIVGVDALNQRAEAAVRAFAEDRRVPVITTYKAKGILPEDHAMSLGGAGLSPLADRHLLPFVQSADLILCVGYDPIEMRPGWKDVWNPERQRVIDITAVPNHHYMHQATLNFVTDCTPTLEALAEGVTGRDTWANGEIDSLKATLATAFPRHEDWGPAAVIDTCRAVLPLDTIATVDSGAHRILLSQMWECPAPRTLLQSSALCTMGCAVPLAIGAKLANSDRPVVSFSGDAGFLMVAGELATAAELDLAPIFVVFVDASLALIEKKQRERQLHNAGVDFARHNFAAMGVAFGGNGVTVHDRAALEEALTSALNADRFTVIAAIIDRGAYDGRI encoded by the coding sequence ATGACCGAAACCATCCGTGCCGCCGATGCGCTGGCCCGCCGCCTCTTTGCCGCGGGCTGCCGCACGGCCTTCGGCATGCCGGGCGGCGAGGTGCTGACCCTGATAGACGCGCTTGAACGCGCCGGTATCCGCTTCGTCCTCGCGAAACACGAGAATGCCGCCGGGTTCATGGCCGAAGGCGTGCATCACGTCGATGGCGCCCCGGCGATCCTCGTGGGGACGATCGGTCCGGGCGTGCTGAACGGGGTGAACACGGTCGCCAACGCGCTTCAGGACCAGGTGCCGCTGATCGTGCTGTCGGGCTGCATGGACGCGGACGAGGCGCAAAGCTACACCCACCAGGTGCTGGACCAGGCCGCCGTGCTCAGGCCGCTCACGAAAGCGCAGTTCACGCTGAACGCGGGCGCCGCCCACCTGATCGCGGACAAGGCGGTGGCCATCGCGACAGAGGGCCGTCACGGCCCGGTCCATATCGATGTGCCGATCTCGGTCGCGGACGCGCAGGTGCCGGCGCGCGCCCCTGCCCCGCGTGCGCCGGCCTCGGTCCGTGCGCCGCACGGGACCGACCTGGCCGAGGCCAGACAGTGGCTGGCGCAGGCGGAAAGACCGGTCATGATCGTCGGCGTCGATGCCCTGAACCAGCGGGCCGAGGCAGCGGTGCGCGCCTTTGCCGAGGACCGCCGCGTTCCGGTCATCACCACCTACAAGGCAAAGGGGATCCTGCCCGAGGATCACGCGATGTCCCTTGGCGGCGCGGGACTGTCGCCGTTGGCGGACCGTCACCTTCTGCCGTTTGTCCAGTCCGCGGACCTGATCCTTTGTGTCGGCTACGACCCGATCGAAATGCGGCCCGGCTGGAAAGACGTCTGGAATCCGGAGCGGCAGCGCGTGATCGACATCACCGCCGTGCCGAACCACCATTACATGCACCAGGCCACGCTGAACTTTGTCACCGACTGCACACCGACGCTGGAGGCGCTGGCCGAAGGCGTCACGGGGCGCGACACCTGGGCGAACGGCGAGATTGACAGCCTCAAGGCGACGCTCGCCACGGCATTTCCCCGGCACGAGGACTGGGGGCCCGCCGCCGTCATCGACACCTGCCGCGCCGTGCTGCCCCTAGACACGATTGCCACCGTGGACAGCGGCGCCCACCGCATCCTGCTGAGCCAGATGTGGGAGTGCCCCGCCCCGCGCACCCTGCTGCAATCCTCCGCCCTGTGCACCATGGGCTGCGCGGTGCCTCTGGCCATCGGCGCGAAGCTGGCGAATTCCGACCGGCCGGTGGTTTCCTTCTCGGGCGATGCGGGGTTCCTGATGGTGGCGGGCGAACTGGCCACCGCCGCCGAACTGGATCTTGCCCCGATTTTCGTGGTGTTCGTGGACGCGTCGCTTGCGCTCATCGAGAAAAAGCAGCGCGAACGCCAGTTGCACAACGCCGGCGTGGATTTTGCCCGGCACAACTTTGCCGCGATGGGGGTCGCCTTTGGCGGCAACGGCGTTACGGTCCATGACCGTGCCGCGCTGGAAGAAGCGCTGACAAGCGCCCTGAACGCCGACAGGTTCACCGTCATCGCCGCCATCATCGACAGGGGGGCCTACGATGGCCGGATCTAA